One genomic region from Haloprofundus salinisoli encodes:
- the pheT gene encoding phenylalanine--tRNA ligase subunit beta: MPVVDVDTDELRRLTGHEEKSDDELKDDLFALGLEYEGETEDGLMQFEFGPDRLDRLSVEGVARSLRYQYGDDRGVYVPQTNSPDWTIDVDESVPEQRPYVTGAIVRGVDLDEDALDSFIQLQEKLHATMGRKRVKGAIGIHDLVMLKGANLGERDVGADSGPEEVNERRESSPRTRGNSITYRGVDPEGERFVPLDSNAELTPGEVLERHPTGEKYADVVADYERYPAIYDELGLFSFPPVINGRRTEVDEDSTDLLVELTGTDQWTIDKMCNIICYALSARGGTIEEVEVETPEGTLVRPDFDVDTKTVEHDRIETLLGTDLDFEEVVDLFERSGLDATTNLGDEMSYEVEIPPYRVDVLHPVDLVDDVGRAYGFNTLEPRYPDVGTVGGRHDRSDLERSVRERLVGLGFEDMLNFHMTDEATNYDRMGLDSETPEASRTDDTALGATPPVRIVEPYSEDYTMLRTWALPSLMTVLENNTHRAYPQELSEVGFVAHEESEANTGVAESHRVAGVLARYDATYEDAKAKLQALCRDFGVELETPAAEHPSFIDGRTAAVVVDGEPAGVIGEIHPEVLVEHDLELPVVAFEFELAALA; the protein is encoded by the coding sequence ATGCCAGTCGTAGACGTAGACACGGACGAACTTCGCCGGTTGACCGGCCACGAGGAGAAATCGGACGACGAACTCAAAGACGACCTGTTCGCGCTCGGCCTCGAGTACGAGGGCGAGACGGAAGACGGGCTCATGCAGTTCGAGTTCGGCCCGGACCGCCTCGACCGCCTGTCGGTCGAGGGCGTCGCCCGGTCGCTTCGCTACCAGTACGGCGACGACCGCGGCGTGTACGTCCCGCAGACGAACTCGCCCGACTGGACCATCGACGTCGACGAGTCGGTGCCAGAGCAGCGTCCGTACGTGACGGGCGCAATCGTCCGCGGCGTCGACCTCGACGAGGACGCCCTCGACTCGTTCATCCAACTCCAGGAGAAGCTCCACGCGACGATGGGTCGAAAGCGCGTCAAGGGCGCTATCGGCATCCACGACCTCGTGATGCTGAAGGGGGCGAACCTCGGCGAGCGCGACGTCGGAGCCGACAGCGGCCCGGAGGAGGTGAACGAGCGACGCGAGTCGAGTCCGCGAACGAGGGGTAACTCCATCACCTACCGCGGGGTCGACCCCGAGGGCGAGCGGTTCGTCCCGCTCGACTCGAACGCCGAGTTGACGCCCGGCGAGGTGCTCGAACGGCATCCAACGGGCGAGAAGTACGCCGACGTCGTCGCCGACTACGAGCGCTACCCGGCCATCTACGACGAACTCGGCCTGTTCTCGTTCCCGCCGGTCATCAACGGTCGGCGGACGGAAGTCGACGAGGATTCTACTGATTTGCTCGTCGAACTCACCGGCACCGACCAGTGGACCATCGACAAGATGTGTAACATCATCTGTTACGCGCTGTCGGCGCGCGGCGGAACTATCGAGGAAGTGGAAGTCGAGACGCCCGAAGGGACGCTCGTCCGCCCGGACTTCGACGTCGACACCAAGACGGTCGAACACGACCGCATCGAGACGCTTCTCGGGACCGACCTCGACTTCGAGGAGGTCGTCGACCTGTTCGAGCGCTCTGGTCTCGACGCCACCACGAATCTCGGCGACGAGATGAGCTACGAGGTCGAGATTCCGCCGTACCGCGTCGACGTTCTTCATCCTGTGGACCTCGTCGACGACGTGGGTCGCGCCTACGGCTTCAACACGCTCGAACCGCGCTATCCCGACGTGGGGACCGTCGGCGGCCGCCACGACCGCTCGGACCTCGAACGTTCGGTGCGCGAGCGGCTCGTCGGCCTCGGCTTCGAGGATATGCTGAACTTCCACATGACCGACGAGGCGACGAACTACGACCGGATGGGGCTCGATAGCGAGACGCCGGAAGCGTCTCGAACGGACGACACCGCCCTCGGCGCGACGCCGCCGGTCCGCATCGTCGAACCCTACAGCGAGGACTACACCATGCTGCGGACGTGGGCGCTCCCGTCGCTGATGACGGTGCTGGAGAACAACACCCACCGCGCGTACCCGCAGGAGCTCTCGGAAGTCGGCTTCGTCGCCCACGAGGAGAGTGAGGCGAACACCGGCGTCGCCGAGAGCCACCGCGTCGCGGGCGTCCTCGCGCGCTACGACGCGACGTACGAGGACGCGAAGGCCAAACTGCAGGCGCTCTGCCGCGACTTCGGCGTCGAGCTGGAGACGCCCGCCGCCGAGCATCCGTCGTTCATCGACGGCCGCACCGCCGCCGTCGTCGTCGACGGCGAGCCGGCGGGCGTAATCGGCGAGATTCATCCCGAGGTGCTGGTCGAACACGACCTCGAACTCCCCGTCGTGGCGTTCGAGTTCGAGCTGGCGGCGTTGGCGTAG
- a CDS encoding trans-sulfuration enzyme family protein produces MNPHEKQFETLSVTHGERDQRPAEGVEDVVVPLHLSSTYEIPDIDPEVGLEDLDPDEGQFLYSRLSNPTRNALEHRLAALEGGTYGFAFASGTAAIVATVMAAVEPGDHVVAFDDLYGGTRTMLTRLFEERLHVDVSFVDAREVDVVADAMREETTLVWMETPTNPLLRLCDIEAIADVAREHDALLGVDNTFLSPVCQNPLELGADVVVHSTTKYLNGHSDSLGGAAITDCATLSEEIAFLQRVGMGNMLSPFDSYLVLRGTKTLPLRMRQHNENAMVVARFLEDHERVRSVHYPGLESHPQHDLAKRQMSGYGGVLSVELDADLDGTAEFLGHLSEFSLAVSLGGVESLVEHPATMTHSPLSQAERDELGITNSLIRLSVGVEHVDDLVSDLEAGFAALASHSVAGSDAAAMSDD; encoded by the coding sequence ATGAATCCTCACGAAAAACAATTTGAGACGTTGTCGGTGACCCACGGCGAACGCGACCAGCGCCCCGCCGAGGGCGTCGAGGACGTCGTCGTGCCCCTCCACCTGAGTTCGACGTACGAGATTCCCGACATCGACCCCGAGGTGGGCCTCGAAGATCTGGACCCCGACGAGGGGCAGTTCCTCTACTCTCGGCTCTCGAACCCGACGCGGAACGCGCTCGAACACCGACTGGCGGCGCTCGAAGGCGGAACCTACGGATTTGCCTTCGCCTCCGGCACCGCGGCCATCGTCGCCACGGTGATGGCCGCCGTCGAACCCGGCGACCACGTCGTCGCCTTCGACGACCTCTACGGCGGGACGCGCACGATGTTGACTCGACTGTTCGAAGAGCGCCTGCACGTCGACGTCTCGTTCGTCGACGCCCGCGAGGTCGACGTCGTCGCCGACGCGATGCGCGAGGAGACGACGCTCGTCTGGATGGAGACGCCGACCAATCCCCTCCTGCGTCTCTGCGATATCGAAGCCATCGCCGACGTCGCGCGCGAACACGACGCGCTCCTCGGCGTCGACAACACGTTCCTCAGCCCCGTCTGTCAGAACCCGCTCGAACTCGGTGCCGACGTGGTGGTTCACAGTACGACGAAGTATCTGAACGGCCACAGCGACTCCTTGGGCGGGGCGGCCATCACCGACTGCGCGACTCTCTCCGAGGAGATCGCGTTCCTCCAGCGCGTCGGCATGGGGAACATGCTCTCGCCGTTCGACTCGTATCTCGTGCTTCGCGGGACGAAGACGCTCCCGCTGCGGATGCGCCAGCACAACGAGAACGCGATGGTCGTCGCGCGGTTCTTAGAGGACCACGAGCGCGTGCGGTCGGTCCACTACCCCGGCCTGGAGAGCCACCCACAGCACGACCTGGCGAAGAGGCAGATGTCCGGTTACGGCGGCGTGCTCTCCGTGGAACTGGACGCCGACCTCGACGGCACCGCCGAGTTCCTCGGCCACCTCTCGGAATTCTCGCTGGCGGTGAGTCTCGGCGGCGTCGAGTCGCTCGTCGAACACCCGGCGACGATGACGCACTCGCCGCTGTCGCAGGCCGAACGCGACGAACTCGGCATCACCAACTCCCTGATTCGCCTCTCGGTCGGCGTCGAACACGTCGACGACCTCGTCTCGGATCTGGAAGCCGGCTTCGCGGCGCTCGCGTCGCACTCGGTGGCCGGCAGCGACGCGGCGGCGATGTCCGACGACTGA
- a CDS encoding valine--tRNA ligase — MPSGAYDPEATERKWQKRWLDEETYDYDDAAVDGDTVFSIDSPPPTVSGSLHWGHVYGFTLQDFVARFERMRGENVFFPFGYDDNGIASERLTEDELDIEHQDYERREFQQLCREVCAEYESEFTEKMQALGISIDWDRTYRTIEPRVQRASQLSFIELYEQGREYRQRAPAIWCPECETAISQVETEDDEQPSHFHDIEFEVTDSAESFVISTTRPELLPACVAVFVHPDDDENQHLVGEEATIPLFGQSVPIIADDRVDMETGSGIVMCCTFGDQNDIEWYQAHDLDLRIAIDESGTLTEEADEYAGLDRDDAREAIVSDLDDAGYLLDRRAITHVVNVHERCGTPVEFLVTEQWYIKLLDKTDEYLEAGREMEWFPEKMFTRYKNWIEGLQWDWSISRQRSSGIPFPVWYCAECDHEVIARKEDLPVDPLSDDPPVDACPECGYDEFVPEDDVFDTWATSSLTPLVNAGWDWDPESEEYAMERPEIYPFDVRPQGHDIISFWLFHTVVKCYEHTGEVPFDSVMINGMVLDENRVKMSKSLGNIVSPDEVLDEYPVDAARYWAAGSAVGDDLPYNEKGIVAGEKLLRKLWNASKLVDSLTPDERLDQPDDLRAIDRWLLAEMDDTIRFVTEKLESREFSKARDHLRSFFWHTFCDDYLEIAKERDDESAAYALQTAHRRFLKLFAPFLAHITEELWRELYDDRSIHNTDWPDPLGLDADHEAGETAMAVVGALRKYKSDAQLSLNASIDSVDVYGNVAGFQEEIQRVMHVESLSTLEEEPEIESVVTGIDLDYSVVGPEYGSQVPEIEAGLEAGEYELGEESLSVAGVELDSEMFSVDRERQYTGEGEMLEAGDAIVIVRN; from the coding sequence ATGCCCAGTGGAGCATACGACCCGGAGGCCACGGAACGAAAGTGGCAGAAGCGGTGGCTCGACGAGGAGACGTACGACTACGACGACGCCGCGGTCGACGGGGACACGGTCTTCTCCATCGACTCGCCGCCGCCGACGGTGTCTGGGAGTCTCCACTGGGGCCACGTGTACGGCTTCACCCTGCAGGATTTCGTCGCCCGCTTCGAGCGGATGCGCGGCGAGAACGTCTTCTTCCCGTTCGGCTACGACGACAACGGCATCGCCTCCGAGCGACTGACCGAGGACGAACTCGACATCGAACACCAAGACTACGAGCGCCGCGAGTTCCAACAGCTCTGCCGGGAGGTCTGCGCCGAGTACGAATCGGAGTTCACCGAGAAGATGCAGGCGCTCGGCATCTCCATCGACTGGGACCGCACCTACCGAACCATCGAACCGCGCGTCCAGCGCGCCTCCCAGCTCTCCTTCATCGAACTGTACGAACAGGGCCGCGAATACCGCCAGCGCGCGCCCGCCATCTGGTGTCCCGAGTGCGAGACGGCCATCTCGCAGGTGGAGACCGAGGACGACGAACAGCCGAGTCACTTCCACGACATCGAGTTCGAGGTCACGGATTCGGCGGAGTCCTTCGTCATCTCGACCACGCGGCCGGAACTCCTGCCCGCGTGTGTCGCCGTCTTCGTCCACCCCGACGACGACGAGAATCAGCATCTGGTCGGCGAGGAGGCGACGATTCCGCTATTCGGTCAATCCGTCCCGATCATCGCCGACGACCGCGTCGACATGGAAACCGGGTCCGGCATCGTCATGTGCTGTACGTTCGGCGATCAGAACGACATCGAGTGGTACCAGGCGCACGACCTGGACCTCCGCATCGCCATCGACGAGTCCGGCACGCTGACCGAGGAAGCCGACGAGTACGCCGGATTGGACCGCGACGACGCCCGCGAGGCCATCGTCTCGGACCTCGACGACGCGGGCTACCTGCTCGACCGCCGCGCCATCACCCACGTGGTGAACGTCCACGAGCGCTGCGGAACGCCCGTCGAGTTCCTCGTCACCGAGCAGTGGTACATCAAACTGCTCGACAAGACCGACGAGTATCTGGAGGCCGGGAGAGAGATGGAGTGGTTCCCCGAGAAGATGTTCACCCGGTACAAAAACTGGATCGAAGGGCTCCAGTGGGACTGGTCCATCTCCCGACAGCGCTCCTCGGGCATCCCGTTTCCCGTCTGGTACTGCGCGGAGTGCGACCACGAGGTCATCGCCCGCAAGGAAGACCTGCCGGTCGACCCGCTGTCGGACGACCCGCCGGTCGACGCCTGCCCGGAGTGCGGCTACGACGAGTTCGTCCCCGAGGACGACGTGTTCGACACGTGGGCGACGTCCTCGCTGACGCCGCTCGTCAACGCCGGGTGGGACTGGGACCCCGAGAGCGAGGAGTACGCGATGGAGCGTCCGGAGATCTACCCGTTCGACGTGCGCCCGCAGGGTCACGACATCATCTCCTTTTGGCTGTTCCACACGGTCGTCAAGTGCTACGAGCACACCGGCGAGGTGCCGTTCGACTCGGTGATGATCAACGGGATGGTGCTCGACGAGAACCGCGTGAAGATGTCCAAATCCTTGGGCAACATCGTCTCGCCGGACGAGGTGCTCGACGAGTACCCCGTCGACGCCGCGCGCTACTGGGCGGCCGGGAGCGCCGTCGGCGACGACCTGCCGTACAACGAGAAGGGTATCGTCGCGGGCGAGAAGTTGCTTCGAAAGCTGTGGAACGCCTCGAAACTCGTCGACAGCCTCACCCCCGACGAGCGTCTCGACCAGCCCGACGACCTGCGGGCCATCGACCGCTGGTTGCTCGCGGAGATGGACGACACCATCCGATTCGTCACCGAGAAGCTCGAATCGCGAGAGTTCTCGAAGGCCAGAGACCACCTCCGGAGCTTCTTCTGGCACACGTTCTGCGACGACTACCTCGAAATCGCCAAAGAGCGCGACGACGAGTCGGCGGCGTACGCGCTTCAGACGGCGCACCGGCGCTTCCTCAAACTGTTCGCGCCGTTTCTCGCGCACATCACCGAGGAGCTCTGGCGGGAGCTGTACGACGACCGGAGCATCCACAACACCGACTGGCCCGACCCCCTCGGCCTCGACGCCGACCACGAGGCCGGCGAGACGGCGATGGCCGTCGTCGGCGCGCTCCGCAAGTACAAGAGCGACGCCCAACTGTCGCTGAACGCCTCCATCGACAGCGTCGACGTGTACGGCAACGTCGCCGGATTCCAGGAGGAGATCCAGCGGGTGATGCACGTCGAGTCGCTGTCAACCCTCGAAGAAGAACCCGAGATCGAGTCCGTCGTGACGGGTATCGACCTCGACTACTCGGTCGTCGGTCCCGAGTACGGCAGTCAGGTGCCGGAGATAGAGGCCGGGCTGGAGGCCGGCGAGTACGAGCTCGGCGAGGAGTCGCTGTCAGTCGCGGGTGTCGAACTCGACTCGGAGATGTTCAGCGTGGACCGCGAACGGCAGTACACCGGCGAGGGAGAGATGCTCGAAGCCGGCGACGCAATCGTCATCGTGCGGAACTGA
- a CDS encoding quinone-dependent dihydroorotate dehydrogenase, with amino-acid sequence MRPYDATKPALFALPPESAHRATYRVLRAVQHTRVEGVLAHRYTVDDARLNVNLFGEPFSNPVGVAAGFDKNAEIPAVLAALGFGHVEVGGVTAERQPGNPRPRMFRLPEDQAIINRMGFNNHGADAVGERLDAGELPDVPVGINIGKSKSTPLAEAADDYRYTYERVADAGDYFVVNVSSPNTPGLRELQNRESLERILGALKDAGASPLLVKFSPDLPEPAIEEALAVVDDLALDGVVATNTTTERPASLRSPNQAERGGLSGKPIEHRATKMIRFVARRTDVPIIGVGGVSDAEGAYAKIRAGASLVQLYTALVYEGPSVARDINAGLLDLLERDGFDSVEEAVGVDT; translated from the coding sequence ATGCGACCGTACGACGCGACGAAACCGGCGCTGTTCGCGCTGCCGCCCGAGTCGGCCCACCGAGCCACCTATCGCGTACTCCGCGCCGTACAACACACCCGAGTGGAGGGCGTACTCGCACACCGGTACACCGTCGACGACGCTCGCCTAAACGTGAACCTGTTCGGCGAGCCGTTCTCGAACCCCGTCGGCGTCGCCGCCGGCTTCGACAAGAACGCCGAGATCCCCGCCGTTCTCGCCGCCCTCGGGTTCGGTCACGTCGAAGTCGGCGGTGTCACCGCGGAGCGCCAGCCCGGCAACCCCCGCCCCCGAATGTTCCGTCTTCCCGAGGACCAGGCCATCATCAACCGGATGGGCTTCAACAACCACGGGGCCGACGCGGTGGGCGAACGACTCGACGCGGGCGAGCTCCCAGACGTGCCCGTCGGCATCAACATCGGTAAGTCGAAATCGACTCCCTTGGCCGAGGCGGCCGACGACTACCGCTACACCTACGAACGCGTCGCCGACGCGGGCGACTACTTCGTCGTCAACGTCTCCAGTCCGAACACGCCCGGACTCCGCGAACTCCAGAACCGCGAATCCCTGGAACGCATCCTCGGCGCGCTCAAAGACGCCGGGGCGTCGCCCCTTCTGGTGAAGTTTTCCCCCGACCTGCCGGAGCCGGCTATCGAGGAAGCGCTCGCCGTCGTCGACGACCTGGCTCTCGACGGCGTCGTCGCTACCAACACGACGACGGAGCGACCCGCCTCGCTCCGCAGCCCGAATCAGGCCGAACGCGGCGGCCTCTCCGGGAAACCCATCGAGCACCGTGCGACGAAGATGATTCGCTTCGTCGCCCGCCGAACCGACGTCCCCATTATCGGCGTCGGCGGCGTCTCCGACGCGGAGGGTGCCTACGCGAAGATACGCGCCGGAGCGAGTCTCGTCCAGTTGTACACGGCGCTCGTCTACGAGGGACCGAGCGTCGCCCGCGACATCAACGCAGGACTCCTCGACCTGTTGGAACGTGACGGCTTCGACAGCGTCGAAGAGGCCGTCGGCGTCGACACGTAG
- a CDS encoding AbrB/MazE/SpoVT family DNA-binding domain-containing protein gives MVRKKKLSPSGAKDENGEYHNVHVNLHEDELAVAGLEIGDEVFVRVRDNKIIIQKADPDEVEHDF, from the coding sequence ATGGTTCGGAAAAAGAAGCTCAGCCCGAGTGGTGCCAAAGACGAAAACGGCGAATACCACAACGTACACGTTAACCTCCACGAAGACGAACTCGCGGTCGCCGGTCTCGAGATCGGTGACGAGGTGTTCGTCCGTGTCCGCGACAACAAGATCATCATCCAAAAAGCCGACCCGGACGAAGTAGAGCACGACTTCTGA
- a CDS encoding non-histone chromosomal MC1 family protein, giving the protein MVREDGKRNFALRDSSGTESSVFSGNTPRQAALKAARRLEPGSSEDSAERTELQLREKGTDKVHIYDGWAWNETAPDNKPDWMPDDITEANVSKKGIEHIEE; this is encoded by the coding sequence ATGGTACGTGAAGACGGTAAGCGTAATTTCGCGCTTCGAGATTCGAGTGGAACAGAGTCGAGTGTGTTCTCGGGGAACACCCCCCGTCAGGCGGCGCTGAAGGCGGCCAGACGGCTCGAACCGGGTAGTTCCGAGGACAGCGCCGAGCGGACGGAGCTTCAGCTCCGAGAGAAGGGGACTGACAAGGTCCACATCTACGACGGCTGGGCGTGGAACGAGACCGCCCCCGACAACAAACCCGACTGGATGCCCGACGACATCACCGAGGCGAACGTCTCGAAGAAAGGCATCGAACACATCGAAGAGTAA
- a CDS encoding dihydrofolate reductase family protein, with the protein MKTQYYTASSINGYLADEENSLDWLFQFGDIGDIEGVQDDYPQFIDQVGALAMGSTTYEWVIEHENLLEEPAKWPYEVPAWVFSSRELPVIDGADIHFVQGDVAPVHADMVRAADGKNVWLVGGGDLVGQFHDQGLLDELILTVAPVMLASGAPLLPRRITTPPLKLANVQKYGDVFAVLTYEV; encoded by the coding sequence ATGAAGACCCAATACTACACAGCATCGAGCATCAACGGGTACCTCGCCGATGAGGAGAACTCACTCGACTGGCTCTTCCAGTTCGGGGATATCGGCGATATCGAAGGTGTACAGGACGACTACCCGCAGTTCATAGACCAGGTTGGTGCCCTGGCCATGGGTTCGACGACCTACGAGTGGGTCATCGAGCATGAGAACCTACTGGAGGAACCGGCAAAGTGGCCATATGAGGTTCCGGCTTGGGTGTTTAGCAGTCGGGAGTTACCCGTGATTGATGGTGCGGACATTCACTTCGTGCAGGGAGACGTTGCGCCTGTTCATGCGGACATGGTGAGGGCCGCAGACGGGAAGAACGTCTGGCTTGTCGGTGGTGGTGATCTCGTAGGACAGTTCCATGATCAGGGTCTCCTCGACGAGCTCATTCTCACCGTTGCTCCCGTCATGCTTGCTTCGGGTGCGCCACTACTGCCGCGGAGGATCACCACCCCGCCTCTGAAACTGGCTAACGTGCAAAAATATGGCGATGTTTTTGCAGTTCTAACCTATGAAGTGTGA
- a CDS encoding O-methyltransferase, whose product MAEIPAEDIDRFVRLMGPDPDETLIEMDEYAAAEGFPHVGPEVGATLRLLARMTDAKRIFEFGSGYGYSAYWFAQALPEDGEIILTEVDRDELELARHYLSKGGFDALARYELGDALETIERYDGPFDVVLIDHQKHRYLEAFDAVREDVPVGGVIVADNAITAGPIEFDKLVAVATGAERDDLNKFTRGIADYLQTVKEDLAFETVVLPIGNGIAVSYRVQ is encoded by the coding sequence ATGGCAGAGATACCTGCGGAGGATATCGATCGCTTTGTTCGTCTGATGGGCCCTGACCCCGATGAGACGCTTATCGAGATGGACGAATATGCTGCCGCAGAGGGGTTTCCTCACGTAGGCCCTGAAGTTGGAGCCACGTTACGTCTACTTGCGCGAATGACGGACGCAAAGCGCATTTTCGAGTTTGGTTCTGGCTACGGCTACTCAGCATACTGGTTCGCACAGGCGCTTCCTGAAGACGGCGAGATTATCCTCACAGAAGTTGACCGAGACGAACTCGAACTCGCCCGTCACTATCTATCTAAAGGCGGTTTCGATGCGCTCGCTCGATACGAATTAGGTGACGCCTTGGAGACAATCGAGCGCTACGACGGCCCCTTCGACGTTGTCCTTATCGACCACCAGAAACATCGATATCTCGAAGCGTTCGATGCCGTACGAGAAGACGTTCCCGTCGGCGGTGTAATCGTCGCTGACAATGCCATTACAGCCGGTCCAATTGAGTTTGACAAACTGGTAGCGGTCGCAACGGGCGCTGAGCGCGACGACCTAAACAAGTTCACACGAGGAATTGCTGACTATCTCCAGACTGTAAAAGAGGATTTGGCCTTCGAGACAGTCGTTTTACCGATCGGTAACGGAATCGCCGTGAGTTATCGAGTTCAATAG